From Petrotoga miotherma DSM 10691:
AGGTATATTGTCGATAGTACAAGGTGAAAATCCACATTTGATGGAAGAAAAACTAAAGGCATTTCTCAGTGAAGAAGAAAGACGTGCCTATGAGGCAGAAAAAGGTGAAGCTGTTTTGTAATTTAGAGGTGATATTTTATGCCTAGAAAGAAAAGAGAGAAAAAAGGTGAAGCCCCATGGATGCAAACTTTCAGCGATATGACTACACTGTTGTTAACAATGTTTATCGCATTGTTTTCTATGGCAACTATATCACCTGGAAAATTTCAACAGGCGGTTGTTAGTTTACAAAGTGTATTCGAAGGTCAACCTGTTGGGGTACTAGTTGGAGGCAGAAGTATTTCCGAAGAACCTTTGATTACTTCTAATCCTGGAATTAGGCAAGAATTATTAAAAATTATAGAAGATGAAAGGTATAAAGGGAAAATTACTATTGAGGAAACGGATAAAGGGACGATAATATCTATGAAAGATATTGCCTTTTTTAGAACAGGGAGCGCTGAATTAACCGCCGAAGCGAAAGAGCTGTTGTATAGGATAGGTACGATAATATTAGAACACACATCTAATGCGATTGAAGTTTATGGTTTTACGGATGACAGGCCAATTTTACCTTCGAGTTTATATCCTTCTAATTGGCATTTGAGTGCAGCTAGAGCGGCAAGTGTAGTTAGTTTTTTTACCACAGAATTGAAAAATAGAAGGCTAGTAGAAAAGATGGCTGAGATTAATTCTGGACAATTTGATATAGATTATTTTTACAATTCAGATAGATTCTTCCCAATTGGTTTGGGAGATAGTGAAATAACGAAAGAAATTAACCTATTAAGGTCGGAAATTGATTCACGAAAATCCTTTGCTTTAGATCAATTCACAAAAGGAGAAATAAATTCTGCACAGTTACAGCAAATTGAAAAAGAATTAGAAAACGAATATAATACAAGATTGAATGAATTAAGGCAAAAATATAGAAGAATAGATATTCTTATACTAAGGCAAAGAGTAAGATAAGAGAAAGACAGTGGAGGCGAAAGATTTTGGAGAATGAAAATATAACTTCAGAAGAGGGAAAAACTAAAAAATCAAAGCCATCTTTTTTAATGACTTTAATAATAGTCATAGTTGTCGCTTTAATAATATCAGGAATCACGTCTTTTTTTATAGTGAGGATCCTGACGTCAAATGTTGCTTCAAGTTCTGATCAATCTTCACAAGTGTCCGCCACAACTCCTGCTAGAGTGATATTAATTATGGAAGGTTCTAGATATACTATGATGTTAAAAGGAGGATACGACATTGCTGTTATAGATTCTTTACAGTTAGATGTTGGAAGTAATCAGGCGAGAGATTTAATAACTTCCAACCGCTTAGAGGTGTTAGAGGCTATACGAATGATATTTATGAACAAAACAAGAGGTGAGCTTTCAACACCACAAGGCATAGAGTTAACTAAGAAACAAATAAAAGACACGATAAATGAAATGCTAGGATTTACAGGTGAAAGGGAAAGTTTGGGAGTTATAAAGGTGACAATGATTATAATGACCATAACAACTAGTCAATAATGGTTCGCTAAGTGGAAACATTAAGGGGCAAGCCCCTTAAGATCCCCAAGTTCAAAGTCGAAAATCAACTTAAAAACATGGTTTGCATACTACAGCAAACAAGGGGCAAGCCCCTTAAGATCCCCAAGTTCAAAGTCGAAAATCAACTTAAAAACATGGTTTGCATACTACAGCAAACAAGGGGCAAGCCCCTTAAGAACCCCAAGTTCAAAATCATAGTTTATTATAAAAAAGCTTTTTGCACAAGGCTGCAAAATGAAAAAGAGGTGTTTGTATGCCTGAGGATGAAACCCTTACACAGGAAGAAATAGATAGTATTTTAAAATCAATGAGTTCTGGAGAAGCCCCCGAAGAAGTTCTTGAAGAATATCAAGGAGAAGAAAGAAGAATCAAAGACTACGATTTTCGAAGACCGATGAAGTTTTCGAGAGAACAACTAAGAACTCTCCAGTTAATCCATGAAAGTTTTGCGAGAGAGCTATCTACTTATCTTTCAGGCAGAAGTAGAACGTTTGTCGATGTTAAATATGCCAGTATTGATCAAATTACTTTCTCAGAATTCCAAAAATCATTAAACTCACCAACCTTTATTGTTATTTTTTCGTCCGAAGCTTTTTCAGGAAGCGCTATTTTGCAAATGGGCTTAGACTTGGGATACGTTATAATAGACAGACTTTTAGGGGGATCTGGGAACACTCTTGAAGAGATTCGGCCTCCTACGGAGATAGAAATGAACATTTTAAGAAAAGAAGCTGCAGTTATGTTGAGAATGCTATCAAAATCTTGGTCAAACATAGAGGAATTTGATGCCAATTTGGAAAATTTAGAAACTAATCCCCAATTTGTTCAAGTTGCCCCTTCAAATGAGATGACAATTCTTATAACACTATCTGTTACGATAAAAAATGTACAAGGTTTTGTAAATCTTTGTTTCCCGTCCTCTTCATTGGAACCTTTGAACGATAAATTGACAACAAGAATGTGGACTACCTCGTACAGACATACTGAAGAATTTAAAGAAAATCTAAGACAAACGTTGCTACTTTCAAAGTTAAATTTATCCGCTATACTTGGTAAAGCAGAGATATATTTAAACGATTTTTTGAATATGGAAGTTGGTGATGTAATACGCTTAGATTCTTTTTACGACGAGCCAATAGATTTAGAAATTGAAGAAAGACCTATATTCAAAGTAAATGTAGGTAAGAGTAAAGGTTTTTACAGTGTAAAGATCATTGAGAAAAACAAAGAACTTTTAGAAAGACTTCTTGTTGAAGAAAGCATGAAAAAAAAGACAAAAAAGCAAGATTCCTCTGAAAAAAGTGAAACCACTGAAAAAACAGGAGATGAATGAAATGCCTGAAAACGAATTTTTAAATCAAAACGAATTAGATTCATTATTAAAAGGGTTAAATAACACTGATGATCCAAAGGAAAGCGAGGAAAACTCAACTGTAGATGAAAAACTAGACTCACTTTTGGATGTGATTGGTGAAATTGCAAATATCACAATGGGTTCTGGGGCAACAACCCTTTCAACTTTGCTAAGAAAAAAGATAGAAATCCAATATCCTCAAACAGATATTATTAAATTTAAAAATATAACAACAAATTTTGAGGGGGAGAATGTTGTTGTTACAGTAGAGTACAAAAAAGGTTTGTATGGTTTAAACACTTTAGTATTACCTTTGAATTTAACTAATATAATAGCGGACTTAATGCTAGGAAAAGACGTAGAAAATATCGAAGAAAGAGAATTAGATGACATTAGTTTAAGCGCTGTCTCTGAAGCAATGAATCAAATGATGGGCACAGCTTCAACTGCTTTATCGGATTTTCTAAAAACAAATATCGATATTTCTCCACCAAACAGTCGAGTACTGAATTTTTCTGATCCCAATATTGAATTTCCCCCGATAGAAACCGACAAGGAAGCTTATGTTATCTCCATAAAGTTCAACGTGAAAATCACTGGAGTAGCTGAAACGACTTTCTGGCAATTTATACCAATGAAATTTGCTCAAAAAATTAAAGAACTTATGGAAAAAACTTTTGGTAAGGTTAAAGTTAAGGAAGAAGGCTCAACAAATTCAAATGCGCAAGAAAAAAGTAATTCCAACGTGATCAAAGAGAAAAAAGTTAAGGTTCAACCTGTAGAATTTGGTGAGTTTGAAAAAAAGGAAGAACCTATCTCCCAAAATATAGATCTATCAAAGTTGGAACTCTTGCTTGATGTTCCTTTAGAACTAAAAGTTGAGTTAGGATCAACTAAATTAAATCTTAGAGAGATCTTAGAGTTGCATGAAGGCTCAATGATACAGTTAAATAAATTGGCAGGGGAGCCCTTGGACATATACGCCAATGGAAGATTAATTGCTAGAGGCGAAGTTGTAGTTATCGATGAGAATTTTGGAATTAGAATAACAGAAATCGTCTCGTTAAGAGAAAGGATGAAAACCCTGAAATGAT
This genomic window contains:
- a CDS encoding OmpA/MotB family protein, which translates into the protein MPRKKREKKGEAPWMQTFSDMTTLLLTMFIALFSMATISPGKFQQAVVSLQSVFEGQPVGVLVGGRSISEEPLITSNPGIRQELLKIIEDERYKGKITIEETDKGTIISMKDIAFFRTGSAELTAEAKELLYRIGTIILEHTSNAIEVYGFTDDRPILPSSLYPSNWHLSAARAASVVSFFTTELKNRRLVEKMAEINSGQFDIDYFYNSDRFFPIGLGDSEITKEINLLRSEIDSRKSFALDQFTKGEINSAQLQQIEKELENEYNTRLNELRQKYRRIDILILRQRVR
- a CDS encoding flagellar basal body-associated FliL family protein; translation: MENENITSEEGKTKKSKPSFLMTLIIVIVVALIISGITSFFIVRILTSNVASSSDQSSQVSATTPARVILIMEGSRYTMMLKGGYDIAVIDSLQLDVGSNQARDLITSNRLEVLEAIRMIFMNKTRGELSTPQGIELTKKQIKDTINEMLGFTGERESLGVIKVTMIIMTITTSQ
- the fliY gene encoding flagellar motor switch phosphatase FliY, whose translation is MPENEFLNQNELDSLLKGLNNTDDPKESEENSTVDEKLDSLLDVIGEIANITMGSGATTLSTLLRKKIEIQYPQTDIIKFKNITTNFEGENVVVTVEYKKGLYGLNTLVLPLNLTNIIADLMLGKDVENIEERELDDISLSAVSEAMNQMMGTASTALSDFLKTNIDISPPNSRVLNFSDPNIEFPPIETDKEAYVISIKFNVKITGVAETTFWQFIPMKFAQKIKELMEKTFGKVKVKEEGSTNSNAQEKSNSNVIKEKKVKVQPVEFGEFEKKEEPISQNIDLSKLELLLDVPLELKVELGSTKLNLREILELHEGSMIQLNKLAGEPLDIYANGRLIARGEVVVIDENFGIRITEIVSLRERMKTLK
- the fliM gene encoding flagellar motor switch protein FliM, with translation MPEDETLTQEEIDSILKSMSSGEAPEEVLEEYQGEERRIKDYDFRRPMKFSREQLRTLQLIHESFARELSTYLSGRSRTFVDVKYASIDQITFSEFQKSLNSPTFIVIFSSEAFSGSAILQMGLDLGYVIIDRLLGGSGNTLEEIRPPTEIEMNILRKEAAVMLRMLSKSWSNIEEFDANLENLETNPQFVQVAPSNEMTILITLSVTIKNVQGFVNLCFPSSSLEPLNDKLTTRMWTTSYRHTEEFKENLRQTLLLSKLNLSAILGKAEIYLNDFLNMEVGDVIRLDSFYDEPIDLEIEERPIFKVNVGKSKGFYSVKIIEKNKELLERLLVEESMKKKTKKQDSSEKSETTEKTGDE